One Solanum lycopersicum chromosome 4, SLM_r2.1 DNA window includes the following coding sequences:
- the LOC112940639 gene encoding cytochrome P450 71AU50-like, whose translation MIYFSYICALSHKSYKQHTCKYCLIIIITKQMAFVWATFIFALILLFIFYEILNIKNKKKLPPGPKGIPILGHLHLLGENLTQDLHKFSLKYGAIIYMKFGLVPTYVISSPQSAEKILKTYDHIFASRPHNETAQYISYGQRNLIFSKYGAYWRNMRKLCTVHLLSNMKIHSFQSTRSEEIALMIKEIAQGHVEVDLSAQVSKLSANLSCLMVFGKKFTDDDLDKRGFKYLVQEVTTLAATPNLGDFFPFLGVIDLQGLTRRMKDTSKVLDPFVEKIIDEHVNAKEQKKNKDFVDTMMDIMQSGEAEFQFDRRHVKAVMLDMLVASIDTSSSSIEWMLSELLRNPDIMKKLQRELEEVVGLNRMVQESDLENLKYLNMVFKESFRLHAAAPLLLHEAMEDCVVDDFYIKKGSQVIVNAYTIHRDPNFWTDADKFMPERFLESNVDVRGRDYQLLPFGSGRRSCPGMQLALIIVRLVVAQLVHCFDWELPNEMNPKDLDMTEQFGIVTGRANHLMAVPTYRLQHN comes from the exons ATGATTTATTTTTCCTATATATGTGCCCTTTCCCATAAATCATACAAACAACACACTTGCAAATATtgtctcattattattattaccaaaCAAATGGCTTTTGTGTGGGCAACATTCATTTTTGCTCTTATTCTATTATTCATTTTCTATGAGATACTAaatatcaaaaacaagaaaaaacttCCTCCTGGTCCCAAAGGCATTCCAATATTAGGACACCTCCATCTTTTAGGTGAAAATCTTACTCAAGATTTACACAAATTTTCTCTAAAATATGGTGCTATCATCTACATGAAATTTGGATTAGTACCAACTTATGTTATATCTTCCCCTCAATCAGCagaaaaaattctcaaaacttATGATCATATTTTTGCTAGTAGGCCTCATAACGAGACCGCTCAATACATATCGTATGGCCAAAGGAATTTGATTTTCTCAAAGTATGGCGCGTATTGGCGTAACATGAGAAAATTGTGTACGGTCCATTTGTTGAGTAACATGAAGATTCACTCATTCCAATCTACTAGAAGTGAAGAAATTGCCCTTATGATCAAAGAAATAGCTCAAGGTCATGTTGAGGTTGATCTTAGTGCTCAAGTGTCCAAGTTGAGTGCCAACTTGAGTTGCTTAATGGTTTTTGGGAAAAAGTTTACAGATGACGATTTGGACAAAAGAGGATTTAAGTATTTAGTTCAAGAGGTTACAACTCTAGCTGCAACGCCAAATCTTGGTGATTTTTTCCCATTTCTTGGTGTTATTGACCTTCAAGGACTCACACGCAGAATGAAGGATACTTCTAAGGTGCTTGATCCATTTGTAGAGAAGATTATTGATGAACATGTCAATGCTaaggaacaaaagaaaaataaggacTTTGTAGACACTATGATGGACATTATGCAATCCGGTGAAGCAGAATTCCAGTTTGATCGTCGTCATGTCAAAGCTGTCATGTTG GACATGCTTGTGGCATCAATAGACACATCATCAAGTTCAATTGAATGGATGTTGTCAGAGCTTCTAAGAAATCCAGACATAATGAAGAAACTCCAAAGAGAACTAGAAGAAGTAGTAGGCCTAAACAGAATGGTACAAGAATCAGACTTAGAAAACTTAAAATACTTAAACATGGTATTTAAAGAGTCATTTAGACTACATGCTGCTGCCCCGTTACTACTTCATGAAGCCATGGAAGATTGTGTGGTAGATGATTTCTATATCAAAAAAGGATCACAAGTTATTGTCAATGCATACACTATTCATAGGGATCCTAATTTTTGGACCGACGCCGATAAGTTTATGCCAGAGAGATTTCTTGAAAGTAACGTAGACGTTCGTGGACGTGATTATCAACTTTTACCATTTGGTTCTGGTAGAAGAAGTTGCCCGGGGATGCAATTGGCATTAATTATTGTTCGTCTTGTCGTGGCACAATTGGTTCATTGCTTTGATTGGGAACTCCCTAATGAGATGAACCCTAAGGATTTGGACATGACTGAGCAATTTGGTATAGTCACTGGCAGGGCAAATCATTTGATGGCTGTTCCAACTTATAGGCTACAACACAACTGA